A genomic window from Planococcus rifietoensis includes:
- a CDS encoding serine hydrolase, with product MEKTINELIGESSGHVSVAVKFRSSRVYINSGDTMRAASTIKLALLFEACRQIANGTLSGGQKIAFGGKPTGGAGVLDHLPSLKELALWDVLTLMIIVSDNAASNAVLELLGKETVNKACSDLGLNNTKIERHFMDFEAAEKGLDNRTSASDMIRLMEAFAMPGVLPERERKRAMEILGNQQSRKLTGAIEEDEVQFYGKSGELAGLQADVGVFGEGENVAIAAVFVEGAGNPLEAYHLIANIGFLIHQQMKSVT from the coding sequence GTGGAAAAGACGATAAATGAACTGATTGGCGAATCTTCAGGCCATGTCAGTGTGGCAGTTAAATTCCGGTCAAGCCGAGTGTATATCAATAGCGGTGACACGATGCGTGCAGCCAGTACAATCAAATTGGCCCTTTTATTCGAAGCGTGCCGGCAAATCGCAAATGGCACGCTGTCGGGCGGCCAGAAAATTGCTTTCGGGGGCAAACCGACCGGAGGAGCAGGCGTGCTGGACCATCTGCCATCACTTAAAGAATTAGCCTTATGGGATGTATTGACTTTGATGATTATCGTTTCCGATAATGCCGCCTCGAATGCGGTGCTGGAGTTGCTTGGGAAAGAAACCGTCAATAAGGCGTGCAGCGATCTTGGTTTGAACAACACGAAAATCGAGCGGCACTTCATGGATTTCGAAGCGGCTGAAAAAGGGCTCGATAACCGAACCAGTGCAAGCGATATGATTCGCTTAATGGAAGCGTTCGCCATGCCAGGCGTATTGCCGGAGCGGGAGCGAAAACGGGCCATGGAAATATTGGGCAATCAGCAAAGCCGTAAACTGACAGGAGCCATCGAGGAAGATGAAGTGCAGTTTTACGGAAAATCTGGTGAACTGGCTGGCCTGCAGGCAGATGTCGGGGTTTTTGGGGAAGGAGAAAATGTCGCCATCGCTGCGGTTTTTGTGGAAGGGGCGGGTAATCCACTGGAAGCCTATCATTTGATTGCGAATATCGGGTTCTTAATCCATCAACAGATGAAATCGGTCACTTAA
- a CDS encoding histidine phosphatase family protein: MTKIYIIRHCAASGQEPGAELTETGMAQAVELSGFLSELGIERIVSSPYTRAVQSIAPLAEALAVEIETDERLKERILSSGNLTDWFERLKSTFDDHDLVLEGGESSRQALDRISQVAGELEKSGQTAAIVTHGNIMALLLSRYVEGFGFEGWRALSNPDVFVLTDAPDGKSGERLWNEDSR; the protein is encoded by the coding sequence GTGACGAAGATTTACATCATCCGGCATTGTGCCGCTTCTGGACAGGAGCCGGGGGCAGAGCTTACGGAAACCGGGATGGCACAAGCTGTAGAATTAAGCGGCTTTTTGAGTGAGCTGGGGATCGAGCGGATTGTCTCGAGCCCGTATACCCGAGCCGTTCAATCGATCGCACCGTTAGCAGAAGCGTTGGCTGTAGAAATCGAAACCGACGAGCGTTTGAAAGAACGGATCTTGAGTTCAGGAAATCTTACGGATTGGTTCGAGCGCTTGAAGAGCACATTCGATGACCACGATCTTGTGCTTGAAGGCGGCGAATCCAGCAGACAGGCGCTGGACCGTATTTCACAAGTCGCAGGCGAGCTTGAAAAAAGTGGCCAAACAGCAGCAATCGTTACCCATGGCAATATTATGGCCTTGCTTCTGTCGCGTTATGTAGAGGGCTTCGGGTTTGAAGGATGGCGTGCTTTAAGCAATCCGGATGTGTTTGTTTTAACTGATGCGCCAGATGGAAAGAGCGGGGAACGATTGTGGAATGAGGACTCTCGATGA
- a CDS encoding amino acid ABC transporter ATP-binding protein yields the protein MIDVQALSKKFGDNLVLSDITTSIQKGEVVAIIGPSGSGKSTFLRCLNLLETPSSGSIEINGKNLTASKKEIHKIRQQIGMVFQHFHLFPHMTVLENLMYAPMKAKGIKKYDAEGKARQLLERVGLAQKADAYPNSLSGGQKQRVAIARALAMEPELMLFDEPTSALDPEMVKEVLEVMKDLAKSGMTMVVVTHEMGFAREVADRVLFLDHGALVEEGEPESFFKHPASERARDFLDKVL from the coding sequence GTGATTGATGTACAAGCCTTATCGAAAAAATTCGGGGACAACCTCGTATTGAGCGATATTACAACCAGTATCCAAAAAGGCGAAGTCGTCGCGATCATCGGCCCGTCCGGATCCGGTAAATCAACCTTTCTGCGCTGCTTGAATTTACTGGAGACACCGAGCTCGGGAAGCATCGAAATCAATGGCAAGAACTTGACCGCCTCCAAAAAAGAAATTCACAAAATCCGCCAGCAAATCGGCATGGTGTTTCAGCATTTCCACCTTTTTCCCCACATGACGGTGCTGGAGAATTTAATGTATGCCCCGATGAAAGCGAAAGGCATCAAAAAGTACGACGCTGAAGGAAAGGCACGCCAATTGCTTGAGCGCGTCGGCTTAGCACAAAAAGCCGATGCCTACCCGAATAGCTTATCCGGCGGCCAGAAGCAACGTGTCGCGATTGCACGCGCACTTGCCATGGAACCGGAACTCATGCTGTTCGATGAGCCGACTTCGGCACTCGACCCGGAAATGGTCAAGGAAGTATTAGAGGTCATGAAAGATCTTGCAAAATCCGGCATGACGATGGTTGTCGTCACCCATGAGATGGGCTTTGCGAGAGAAGTCGCAGACCGCGTGTTGTTTTTGGACCACGGCGCCCTTGTCGAAGAAGGCGAGCCTGAAAGCTTTTTCAAACATCCGGCGAGCGAACGCGCACGCGATTTCCTGGATAAAGTACTGTAA
- a CDS encoding amino acid ABC transporter permease, translating into MNLDFSQIVPYIPFMLEGIWVTLKFVFFAIILGSILGTVLALFKIGSAKPMRWFADAYTSIFRGTPLILQLMIIYYSIPQLTGYDISPFLSAILAFGLNSSAYISEIIRAGIQAVDKGQLEAAQALGVPYGAMMKDIILPQALKNILPALMNEFITLTKESAIVSTIGYLDLMRRAQVVGADLFRNFEPLLFVGLIYWCLVMGLTVIGRMVERRLKLSD; encoded by the coding sequence ATGAATCTAGATTTTTCACAAATCGTCCCGTATATTCCCTTCATGCTCGAAGGGATTTGGGTGACTTTAAAATTCGTCTTTTTCGCGATCATTCTCGGCTCCATTCTCGGGACCGTGCTGGCACTGTTTAAAATCGGTTCAGCAAAGCCGATGAGATGGTTCGCCGATGCTTATACGTCGATTTTTCGTGGAACGCCGCTTATCTTGCAGCTGATGATCATTTATTATTCGATCCCCCAATTGACCGGCTATGATATCTCGCCATTTCTATCCGCAATTCTCGCATTCGGCTTGAACTCCTCCGCTTATATTTCGGAAATCATCCGTGCCGGCATCCAGGCAGTCGACAAAGGCCAGCTGGAAGCGGCGCAAGCTCTCGGCGTCCCGTATGGCGCGATGATGAAAGACATTATCTTACCGCAAGCGCTGAAGAACATCTTGCCTGCCTTGATGAATGAATTCATCACCTTAACGAAAGAATCCGCCATCGTCTCGACGATCGGCTATCTGGACTTGATGCGCCGCGCCCAAGTGGTCGGGGCAGACTTGTTCCGCAACTTTGAGCCGCTATTGTTTGTCGGCCTGATCTATTGGTGCCTGGTCATGGGCTTAACGGTAATCGGGCGCATGGTCGAAAGGAGATTGAAGCTTAGTGATTGA
- a CDS encoding ABC transporter permease: MKAVFLLQWRRFYRKPLLVLAMFGLTVIFVSVTAAGGQSGPQMIPVYADKSMNNQQAQTWIERLNGGEQFQFELMSESEARSYVAEGDVSQAVNLLEADYRLLVGREDPARFALDSFLRRIYSEELRLENAEQTTPGIRSEMESALSEPALTLSVESLQGEEDSFQYNGQLQLLFGMTLFFVIYTIMFSLVRIVDEKRTGTWSRMIISPVRKWQMYLGHLGYSFLIGFSQITLIFLLFRFAFGFELGDRFWLLIAIAACYTFSIVALGLLIISLITKPQQLGAVIPIVATGMAMVGGAFWPIELVTNEILLAVSKALPITYGLQALTSVAVYGNGLKAVAMPLLLLLGFGSICMAIAIRLMEWRSAS, translated from the coding sequence ATGAAAGCTGTATTCTTACTGCAATGGCGCCGTTTTTACCGAAAACCCCTGCTCGTGTTGGCGATGTTCGGGCTTACCGTCATTTTCGTCTCTGTTACAGCGGCAGGCGGGCAAAGCGGGCCGCAAATGATTCCCGTCTATGCGGATAAATCAATGAACAATCAGCAAGCACAAACTTGGATTGAACGTTTGAACGGCGGAGAACAATTCCAGTTTGAATTAATGTCCGAATCCGAAGCCCGTTCATATGTAGCGGAAGGAGACGTCTCCCAAGCCGTCAATTTGCTTGAAGCTGATTACCGTTTGCTTGTCGGCAGGGAAGATCCGGCGCGTTTTGCCTTGGATTCGTTCCTGAGACGCATCTATTCAGAAGAATTGCGTCTCGAAAATGCGGAGCAAACGACACCAGGAATCAGGTCGGAAATGGAGTCGGCCTTGTCTGAACCGGCGTTAACGCTATCAGTTGAATCGCTGCAAGGCGAGGAAGACAGTTTTCAATACAATGGGCAGCTTCAGCTATTGTTTGGCATGACCTTGTTCTTTGTCATCTATACGATCATGTTCAGCCTGGTACGCATCGTGGATGAAAAGAGGACAGGGACCTGGAGCCGGATGATCATTTCGCCGGTCCGCAAATGGCAGATGTATCTTGGCCATCTGGGCTATAGTTTTTTGATCGGTTTTTCCCAGATTACGCTTATTTTCCTATTGTTCCGCTTTGCGTTCGGCTTTGAGCTAGGGGATCGATTCTGGCTATTGATCGCCATTGCGGCATGCTACACATTTTCCATCGTCGCACTCGGGCTGTTGATTATCTCGCTCATCACCAAACCGCAGCAGCTTGGTGCCGTCATTCCGATTGTCGCGACGGGAATGGCGATGGTGGGCGGGGCGTTCTGGCCGATTGAGCTGGTGACCAATGAAATCCTGCTCGCGGTCTCGAAAGCATTGCCCATCACGTACGGTTTGCAGGCGTTAACGAGTGTCGCCGTCTACGGAAACGGCCTGAAGGCGGTCGCGATGCCGTTATTGCTGCTGCTTGGTTTCGGCAGCATCTGCATGGCGATTGCCATCCGTTTGATGGAATGGCGCAGCGCTTCATAA
- a CDS encoding LLM class flavin-dependent oxidoreductase, with protein sequence MTQKTFQQIPVAVLDLAPVNEGSNATESFANSVELAQHVEKLGFNRYWLAEHHNMPGIGSSATSVLIGHIAGKTNSIRVGSGGVMLPNHAPLVIAEQFGTLASLYPDRIDLGLGRAPGSDQATAYALRRTLHSTGDEFPQQVMELENYFSDKPVGRVKAYPGTGMDIPIWLLGSSGFSAQLAAQKGLPFSFASHFAPDFTMQALQLYHQNFKPSAALDSPYAMVGVSLIVADTQERAEWLATSSQQQMFALMKGEPTTFQPPIDDLGSVWTPREIVMFRDKLKSESMIVGTPEVVREKLEAFVSKTRANEVIVNSPIFYQEDRLHSYSLLAEMME encoded by the coding sequence ATGACACAAAAAACATTTCAGCAGATTCCCGTGGCTGTGCTCGACTTGGCGCCGGTCAATGAAGGCAGCAACGCAACGGAATCATTTGCAAATAGCGTAGAACTTGCGCAGCATGTAGAGAAACTTGGTTTTAACCGCTACTGGCTGGCGGAGCATCACAATATGCCAGGCATCGGCAGTTCGGCAACGTCCGTATTGATCGGGCATATTGCCGGAAAAACCAACTCGATCCGCGTCGGTTCAGGCGGCGTCATGCTGCCAAACCACGCACCTTTGGTCATTGCGGAGCAATTCGGGACGCTCGCGTCATTGTATCCGGACCGCATCGACCTCGGCCTTGGCCGTGCACCTGGCAGTGACCAGGCGACTGCTTATGCTTTGCGCCGTACGCTACACAGTACGGGAGACGAATTCCCGCAGCAAGTGATGGAATTGGAGAATTATTTCTCCGATAAACCGGTCGGCCGAGTCAAAGCGTACCCCGGAACAGGCATGGACATTCCAATCTGGCTGCTTGGATCGAGTGGATTCAGTGCTCAACTCGCCGCGCAAAAAGGCTTGCCGTTCTCATTCGCCAGCCATTTTGCGCCGGACTTCACGATGCAGGCGCTGCAGTTGTACCACCAGAATTTCAAGCCATCAGCGGCGCTTGATAGCCCGTATGCGATGGTCGGTGTGTCACTTATCGTCGCCGATACGCAGGAACGCGCGGAATGGCTCGCCACGTCTTCGCAGCAGCAGATGTTTGCGTTGATGAAAGGCGAACCGACGACTTTCCAACCGCCGATTGATGATCTTGGCTCGGTATGGACGCCGCGTGAAATTGTCATGTTCCGGGATAAACTGAAATCCGAATCGATGATTGTCGGCACGCCAGAAGTGGTGCGCGAGAAGCTTGAAGCATTTGTCTCGAAAACCCGTGCCAACGAAGTCATCGTCAATTCACCGATTTTCTATCAGGAAGACCGCCTGCATTCGTATTCGTTGCTTGCGGAAATGATGGAATAA
- the pcp gene encoding pyroglutamyl-peptidase I, protein METLLLTGFEPFLEYTVNPTMRIAEKLDGEQIGGYRIISRILPVDFNHSGELIVQWIDELKPDAVVSLGLAAGRYKITPERVALNVKDGDADNEGYQPVDEPISAQGPAAYLSTLPVRKMTQSLIQAGLPAEISNTAGAYLCNNIMYEGLHYAATNKPEMLSGFIHIPADHQLAIEHGKLPSWSHEDLLRGVRICLETMADER, encoded by the coding sequence ATGGAAACTTTGCTTTTGACAGGATTCGAACCTTTTTTGGAATACACGGTCAACCCAACGATGAGAATTGCGGAGAAATTGGACGGCGAACAGATTGGCGGATACCGCATCATCAGCCGTATCTTGCCGGTCGATTTTAATCATTCAGGTGAACTGATAGTGCAATGGATCGATGAGTTGAAGCCTGATGCAGTCGTTTCTTTGGGGCTTGCAGCTGGCCGCTACAAGATTACGCCCGAGCGTGTCGCACTTAATGTCAAAGATGGTGATGCCGATAATGAAGGCTACCAGCCGGTCGATGAACCGATTTCTGCACAAGGGCCCGCCGCTTATTTATCGACTTTGCCGGTGCGCAAGATGACACAATCTTTGATTCAGGCAGGGCTTCCAGCGGAGATTTCCAATACAGCTGGTGCATATCTATGCAATAATATTATGTATGAGGGACTTCATTACGCAGCTACGAACAAGCCGGAAATGCTGTCGGGCTTTATCCATATACCGGCGGATCACCAATTGGCAATTGAACACGGAAAGCTGCCGAGCTGGTCCCATGAAGACTTATTGCGCGGCGTGCGGATTTGTTTGGAAACGATGGCTGATGAAAGATAA
- a CDS encoding HAD-IA family hydrolase yields the protein MIWTGPCSIGMLQWCRLSTDDQYERMHGSLGHIPKELYVGRFIELDSRGYVWKDRVYAQLIQEFEIEQTTVELLLEDYLAHFRFHCHPFDGLQAMLESLKQQGVKLGIISNGKEKFQLDNIKALGIEKWFDVILISESENLRKPDPRIFERAMASLNVLPSHSLFVGDHPTTDVEAAKMPA from the coding sequence TTGATTTGGACGGGACCTTGCTCAATCGGGATGCTTCAGTGGTGTCGTTTATCGACGGACGATCAATACGAACGGATGCATGGATCTCTCGGGCATATTCCGAAAGAGTTGTACGTCGGCCGCTTTATTGAATTGGATAGTCGCGGCTATGTCTGGAAAGACCGGGTCTATGCACAATTGATCCAGGAATTTGAAATCGAACAGACAACGGTGGAACTTTTATTGGAAGATTATCTCGCCCATTTTCGTTTCCATTGCCATCCTTTCGATGGCCTTCAAGCAATGCTGGAGAGCTTGAAACAACAAGGCGTGAAGCTAGGAATTATCTCGAATGGCAAAGAAAAGTTCCAGTTGGATAATATTAAAGCCTTGGGAATCGAGAAGTGGTTTGATGTGATCTTGATTTCTGAAAGCGAGAATTTAAGAAAGCCCGATCCGCGGATTTTTGAAAGAGCGATGGCCAGCTTGAATGTCTTGCCTTCCCACAGTTTGTTTGTCGGGGATCATCCAACGACGGATGTAGAGGCCGCTAAAATGCCGGCATGA
- a CDS encoding transporter substrate-binding domain-containing protein, with protein sequence MKKSYLLAGGVAALLLTACGQEDTATGAAEQKEVLEMGTSAEFAPFESRNPQGDIVGFDIDLANYIADELGVELKITDMKFDGLIGALQNDRVDLVLAGMSATDARKENVDFSTEYNHSGEMFVSQKGSGLETLEDLEGLTVGVQLGTIQEEGAKSIIEEEAIDFELKALDDSGALIQEILSGRIDAAYMDKQVALGYIEAQGLDAFDDPTTASPGMAVAFPKGSDLVDDVNAVLAEMEESGKLDELKDKWLTDEQ encoded by the coding sequence ATGAAGAAATCATATTTACTTGCAGGCGGCGTTGCTGCACTGCTATTGACAGCTTGCGGCCAAGAAGACACAGCGACTGGAGCTGCCGAGCAAAAAGAAGTATTGGAAATGGGTACATCCGCTGAGTTCGCGCCTTTTGAATCGCGCAACCCACAAGGCGACATCGTCGGGTTTGATATCGACCTTGCTAATTATATCGCAGATGAACTTGGGGTTGAACTGAAAATCACCGACATGAAATTCGACGGTTTGATCGGCGCTTTGCAAAATGACCGTGTCGACCTGGTATTGGCTGGCATGTCAGCGACGGATGCCCGTAAGGAAAACGTCGACTTCTCCACGGAATACAACCATTCTGGTGAAATGTTCGTCTCCCAAAAAGGCTCAGGCCTCGAAACGCTTGAAGACCTGGAAGGATTGACGGTTGGCGTCCAACTCGGAACGATCCAGGAAGAAGGCGCCAAGAGCATCATCGAGGAAGAAGCGATCGATTTCGAACTGAAGGCGCTCGATGATTCCGGCGCGTTGATCCAGGAAATCCTTTCCGGACGCATTGATGCTGCCTACATGGATAAGCAAGTCGCGCTCGGCTATATCGAAGCACAGGGGCTTGACGCATTTGACGATCCGACGACGGCTTCTCCTGGCATGGCTGTTGCCTTCCCGAAAGGCAGTGACTTGGTGGATGATGTCAACGCCGTCCTCGCTGAAATGGAAGAGAGCGGCAAACTCGATGAACTAAAAGACAAATGGCTCACAGACGAGCAGTAA
- a CDS encoding ABC transporter permease gives MGAFLIKDIMLLLRDRSELLILLAMPFLLIAILGFSLRGIFSGDLEALEMDIALVSQEDEAQAVASLQSDIEEMGLPPEETQALKQAAESASPQTMLVSLLEDESLSELITIERMGRAEAQESLDEETVDAVITLPQGFTEDSLRNMLFGESKSGELELLVADLSSPQTDVLKSILNEFVRTVNFEASISRLSGQQSATEVSGGIETITARQPITSFQYYTIGMAVMFVLFVGSTIAGQANLEQKQMVFDRIRLSNRPPLLYLSSKAIAAAAIVSVQLTLLFGLSALLFQTFAADSWAFWSGIAIISIVLALSVGCLAALMVAITLRLESDAVPAIFSGGVISLMAFVGGSFMPLDGMPEMLRAIGNWTPNGAALSAYFSWLLEPELGQLTGPLLRIAVVAVIFLLLALAIFPRKGGAA, from the coding sequence ATGGGCGCTTTTTTGATAAAAGACATCATGTTATTGCTCCGCGACCGTTCCGAACTATTGATACTTTTAGCGATGCCTTTTTTACTCATCGCGATTCTCGGCTTTTCACTGCGCGGCATTTTTTCAGGGGATTTGGAAGCTTTGGAAATGGACATAGCGCTTGTGTCACAAGAGGACGAAGCGCAGGCAGTGGCGTCGCTTCAAAGTGATATCGAGGAAATGGGGCTGCCACCGGAAGAAACACAAGCGCTGAAACAGGCGGCTGAATCGGCCAGTCCGCAAACGATGCTTGTCTCCCTTCTGGAAGATGAGAGTTTGAGTGAATTAATAACGATTGAACGGATGGGCCGGGCAGAGGCGCAAGAAAGCCTGGATGAAGAAACGGTGGATGCGGTCATTACCTTGCCGCAAGGGTTTACAGAAGATTCCCTGAGAAATATGCTGTTTGGCGAAAGCAAAAGCGGCGAACTGGAATTGCTGGTAGCGGATTTATCATCTCCGCAAACAGATGTTCTCAAGTCCATCCTCAACGAATTTGTGCGCACCGTAAATTTTGAAGCATCGATTTCCAGGCTGTCGGGACAACAATCGGCAACGGAAGTGTCTGGCGGCATTGAAACGATCACTGCACGTCAGCCGATCACTTCGTTTCAATACTATACGATCGGCATGGCCGTCATGTTTGTGTTGTTTGTCGGGTCCACGATTGCCGGACAGGCGAATCTTGAACAAAAGCAGATGGTTTTCGACCGGATCCGTTTGTCGAACCGGCCGCCGCTGCTGTATTTGAGCAGCAAGGCCATCGCTGCAGCGGCAATTGTCTCGGTGCAGCTTACTTTATTGTTCGGCTTGTCGGCGTTGTTGTTCCAGACATTTGCAGCGGATTCTTGGGCTTTTTGGTCGGGGATCGCCATCATTTCCATCGTACTGGCATTATCGGTCGGTTGCCTCGCAGCTCTGATGGTTGCTATAACCTTGAGACTTGAAAGCGATGCCGTGCCAGCGATTTTCTCAGGCGGTGTCATTTCCCTAATGGCGTTTGTCGGCGGCAGTTTTATGCCGCTTGACGGCATGCCCGAAATGCTTCGGGCGATCGGCAATTGGACCCCGAACGGAGCGGCGCTGTCCGCCTATTTTTCCTGGCTGTTAGAACCTGAGCTCGGCCAATTGACAGGTCCGCTCTTGCGGATTGCGGTCGTAGCAGTAATCTTCTTGCTATTGGCACTCGCCATATTTCCGAGAAAGGGGGGAGCGGCATGA
- a CDS encoding ABC transporter ATP-binding protein — MLETEQLTKKFKDTIAVDDVSLVLRQGESVGLLGPNGAGKSTAIAMISTLMKPSSGDVKLNGKSVLKKPGEMRRVLGVVPQKIALYEELSAYENLKFFGRLYGLSGNELEQRIDYVLELVGLADRKKELVKNYSGGMQRRVNLAAAMMHEPEVLIMDEPTVGIDPQSRNHLLETIRKLNQDEGMTVLYTSHYMEEVEKLCDRVYIMDHGKVIAEGTKEELKAILSDQETVLIDFDQSYPELFTKLSEIEGVQQATAEEHSLKLIIPKGTRLLAALFHEAERYGAQVVNVNVQTPTLEDVFLRLTGRKLRD, encoded by the coding sequence ATGCTTGAAACGGAGCAGCTGACAAAAAAATTCAAAGATACCATTGCGGTCGATGATGTGAGTTTGGTGCTTAGGCAAGGGGAATCGGTTGGGCTATTGGGGCCGAACGGGGCTGGCAAGTCCACGGCGATTGCCATGATTTCCACGTTGATGAAGCCGAGCTCGGGAGATGTGAAGCTTAACGGCAAGAGCGTGTTGAAAAAGCCTGGTGAAATGCGCCGTGTGCTTGGCGTCGTGCCGCAAAAAATAGCCTTATACGAAGAGTTGAGCGCTTATGAGAACTTGAAGTTCTTTGGCCGGCTTTACGGATTGTCGGGAAACGAGCTCGAACAGCGCATCGATTATGTGCTGGAACTCGTCGGTTTGGCAGACCGGAAAAAAGAGCTGGTCAAAAATTATTCTGGAGGCATGCAGCGGAGGGTCAATTTGGCAGCAGCGATGATGCATGAACCGGAAGTGCTGATCATGGACGAACCGACAGTCGGCATCGACCCGCAATCGCGCAACCACCTGTTAGAGACAATCCGCAAGCTCAACCAGGACGAAGGAATGACGGTCCTCTATACGAGCCATTACATGGAAGAAGTGGAAAAGCTCTGTGACCGCGTCTACATCATGGACCACGGAAAAGTCATCGCGGAAGGAACGAAAGAAGAGCTCAAAGCGATTTTGTCGGATCAGGAAACGGTGTTGATCGATTTCGACCAAAGTTATCCGGAACTCTTTACAAAACTCAGCGAAATAGAAGGGGTGCAGCAGGCGACAGCTGAGGAGCATAGCTTGAAGCTGATCATCCCGAAAGGAACAAGATTGCTTGCGGCTTTGTTCCACGAAGCGGAACGCTACGGGGCCCAAGTGGTCAACGTCAATGTCCAGACGCCGACCCTTGAAGACGTATTCCTGCGGCTGACTGGTCGCAAATTAAGGGACTGA
- a CDS encoding acyl-CoA dehydrogenase family protein, with protein MVVLKGATPSGERNFYENDETLKKILAQQLPEDFLRYAQRELKSFGKLAAGDIDERARYTDREGAPKLEKYNRLGEDISHVWVNEGYRKTVDETYRTGIVGYVHKEIPELGRKGNYVYSFAQGYLLSQSEPGFYCPVTLTMATAYLLDHYADEALKRKFMPHVCATGDMELFEGATFLTERQGGSDVGANVVQALETDDGYRLYGEKYFASNAGMAGVAMVLARMPGAAEGSKGLTLFAVPWKVDGELNGIKIRRLKDKLGVRAVPSGEVEFDGAKAYIVGDPKNGLKYMMEALNLSRICNAVASIGIMKRALDEAAEYAERRNAFGQKLTAFPMVQDSLMKLRAKQEFETAAIFDLIGLYDHVTSGSATQEEQVLNRLLIAILKKESAEQAIHFSHEAIEMHGGNGYIEDFVTPRLLRDAQVLTVWEGTANILGLELIRLVNKLSAHEIFIDYIQKRLAKLQASADVELLKEKTKELGEELTAFAGFDAALQSFEAKSLMKKMAQLFENTVALEWAEKHGGMYAPLAEIFTEVTWNTRTIGGKMKTVNYFKEVMDK; from the coding sequence ATGGTCGTCTTGAAAGGTGCCACACCGAGCGGCGAACGCAATTTCTATGAAAATGACGAGACCTTGAAGAAAATATTGGCACAACAATTGCCGGAGGATTTTCTCCGCTATGCCCAACGTGAGCTGAAATCATTCGGCAAACTGGCTGCGGGCGATATCGACGAACGCGCACGCTATACCGACCGGGAAGGCGCACCGAAGCTAGAGAAATACAACCGTCTCGGCGAAGATATTTCACACGTCTGGGTCAATGAAGGCTATAGAAAGACGGTCGATGAAACTTACAGAACCGGTATTGTCGGCTATGTCCACAAGGAGATTCCGGAGCTTGGAAGAAAAGGCAATTACGTTTACAGCTTTGCGCAAGGTTATTTATTATCGCAATCGGAACCCGGCTTTTATTGTCCAGTGACGTTGACGATGGCGACAGCTTATTTACTTGACCATTATGCAGATGAAGCACTGAAGAGAAAGTTCATGCCGCATGTCTGTGCGACAGGGGACATGGAATTATTTGAAGGAGCGACTTTCCTGACTGAGCGCCAAGGCGGTTCGGATGTCGGGGCAAATGTCGTGCAGGCCCTTGAGACCGATGACGGTTACCGCTTGTACGGGGAAAAATATTTCGCGTCGAATGCCGGCATGGCGGGCGTCGCGATGGTACTCGCCCGCATGCCAGGGGCAGCGGAAGGATCGAAGGGGCTGACATTGTTCGCGGTGCCGTGGAAAGTGGACGGCGAACTGAACGGCATCAAGATCCGCCGCTTGAAAGACAAGCTCGGTGTCCGGGCGGTGCCGTCCGGCGAAGTCGAGTTCGACGGCGCGAAAGCATATATCGTCGGCGACCCGAAAAATGGCCTTAAGTATATGATGGAAGCGTTGAACTTGTCGCGCATCTGCAACGCGGTCGCATCGATTGGCATCATGAAGCGCGCGCTTGATGAAGCAGCGGAATACGCAGAACGCCGCAATGCATTTGGCCAAAAGCTCACCGCTTTTCCGATGGTGCAGGACAGCCTGATGAAGCTGCGTGCCAAGCAGGAGTTTGAAACGGCGGCGATCTTCGATTTGATTGGCTTGTACGACCACGTCACTTCCGGAAGCGCGACACAAGAAGAACAAGTGCTGAACCGCTTACTCATCGCGATTTTAAAGAAAGAATCAGCTGAACAGGCGATCCATTTCTCGCACGAAGCGATCGAGATGCACGGCGGCAACGGCTATATCGAGGATTTCGTCACGCCGCGCCTATTGCGCGATGCACAAGTGCTCACCGTTTGGGAAGGTACGGCGAATATTCTCGGGCTCGAGCTAATCCGCCTCGTTAATAAATTGTCAGCGCATGAAATATTCATCGACTATATCCAAAAACGCTTGGCAAAGCTGCAGGCGAGCGCTGATGTGGAATTGCTGAAAGAGAAAACGAAAGAGCTTGGTGAGGAGCTGACGGCGTTTGCCGGATTCGATGCGGCGCTGCAAAGCTTCGAGGCGAAGAGCCTGATGAAGAAAATGGCGCAGCTTTTCGAGAACACTGTCGCGCTTGAATGGGCTGAAAAACATGGCGGCATGTATGCGCCGCTTGCGGAAATTTTCACTGAAGTGACATGGAATACAAGAACAATAGGAGGAAAAATGAAGACCGTGAACTATTTTAAAGAAGTGATGGATAAGTAA